In Cloacibacterium caeni, a single window of DNA contains:
- a CDS encoding hydrogen peroxide-inducible genes activator — protein MNIQQLEYLIAVDKYKHFGKAAQACFITQPTLSAMIQKFEDEMEVKIFDRTTHPIRTTDIGAQIIDQAKVVVDSVMELKNKASILNNVLAGRINLGIIPTVSSFILPTEIFDFLSKNPKIELNVKEMTTENIIKALKSGELDAGIISTPYSDAEEFFSDFLFNEELMVYSADKIANDNKDEFILPEDVDVNKVWLLEEGNCLRTQFENICNLKENSLKPKNLDFMASNINTLVQMVDKVGGLTVLPELAVSQLQENQKDKIHRFKKPFPSREISMIYYKPTYKQKILDELVKSIKTSLEPKLNYTQFPQDFVKIKPQ, from the coding sequence ATGAATATTCAACAATTAGAATATCTTATCGCAGTAGATAAATATAAACACTTCGGAAAAGCTGCTCAAGCTTGTTTTATTACCCAACCTACTTTAAGTGCAATGATTCAGAAGTTCGAAGATGAGATGGAAGTAAAAATCTTTGATAGAACTACCCATCCTATTAGAACTACAGATATTGGTGCGCAAATTATTGATCAAGCAAAAGTAGTAGTAGATTCTGTAATGGAATTGAAAAACAAAGCAAGCATTTTAAACAATGTTCTTGCTGGTAGAATTAATTTAGGGATTATTCCTACCGTTTCCAGTTTTATTTTGCCAACAGAAATTTTTGATTTTCTTTCTAAAAACCCAAAAATTGAGTTGAATGTAAAAGAAATGACCACTGAAAACATTATTAAAGCACTGAAATCAGGAGAATTAGATGCAGGAATTATTTCTACACCTTATTCTGATGCAGAAGAGTTTTTCAGCGACTTTTTGTTCAATGAAGAGTTGATGGTGTATTCAGCAGATAAAATTGCGAATGATAATAAAGATGAATTCATCTTGCCGGAAGATGTAGATGTGAATAAAGTTTGGCTTTTAGAAGAAGGGAACTGCTTAAGAACACAATTCGAAAATATCTGCAACCTTAAAGAAAACTCTCTGAAGCCTAAAAATTTAGATTTTATGGCGTCTAACATTAATACTTTAGTGCAAATGGTAGATAAAGTAGGCGGTTTAACTGTTTTACCAGAATTAGCAGTATCACAGCTTCAGGAAAATCAAAAAGATAAAATTCACCGTTTCAAAAAGCCTTTCCCAAGTAGAGAAATCAGCATGATTTACTACAAACCTACTTACAAACAAAAAATTCTAGACGAATTGGTGAAATCTATTAAAACTTCCCTAGAACCGAAGTTGAATTATACCCAATTCCCACAAGATTTTGTAAAAATAAAACCACAATAA
- the metK gene encoding methionine adenosyltransferase codes for MPYLFTSESVSEGHPDKVADQISDALIDNFLAYDRNSKVACETLVTTGQVVLAGEVKSEAYLDVQTIAREVINGIGYTKGEYMFNGDSCGVISAIHEQSSDINQGVDRKSGESFEEKANAQGAGDQGMMFGYATNETENYMPLALDLAHSILRELSAIRREGTEIKYLRPDAKSQVTIEYSDDHKPQRIDAIVVSTQHDDFAEDEEMLAKIRKDIIEILMPRVIAQQKPEIQALFNDQIKYHINPTGKFVIGGPHGDTGLTGRKIIVDTYGGKGAHGGGAFSGKDPSKVDRSAAYATRHIAKNLVAAGVADEVLVQVSYAIGVAEPCGLFINTYGTSKVGINDGELAKKVQELFDLRPYAIEQNLKLRNPIYQETAAYGHMGRDYYVGSKTFNKGQKNEITLDNLEFFTWEKLDRVEDIKKAFNL; via the coding sequence ATGCCTTATTTATTTACATCTGAATCTGTTTCAGAAGGACATCCAGACAAAGTAGCAGACCAAATTTCTGATGCGCTTATCGATAATTTTTTAGCTTATGATAGAAATTCTAAGGTCGCTTGTGAAACCTTAGTCACTACAGGACAAGTTGTACTAGCAGGAGAAGTAAAATCAGAAGCTTATCTAGATGTACAGACCATCGCCAGAGAAGTCATCAATGGAATAGGTTATACCAAAGGTGAATATATGTTTAATGGTGATTCTTGTGGCGTAATTTCTGCTATTCATGAGCAATCTTCAGATATTAATCAAGGAGTTGATAGAAAATCTGGAGAATCTTTTGAAGAAAAAGCAAATGCTCAAGGAGCAGGAGACCAAGGAATGATGTTCGGTTATGCAACCAATGAAACCGAAAATTATATGCCACTTGCATTAGATTTAGCGCATTCTATTTTAAGAGAACTTTCAGCAATCAGAAGAGAAGGAACAGAGATTAAATATCTTCGTCCAGACGCGAAGTCTCAAGTAACAATTGAATATTCAGATGATCATAAACCACAAAGAATAGACGCTATTGTAGTTTCTACGCAACATGATGATTTTGCAGAAGATGAAGAAATGCTTGCAAAAATTAGAAAAGACATCATCGAAATTCTAATGCCTAGAGTAATCGCTCAGCAAAAGCCAGAAATCCAAGCATTGTTTAATGACCAAATTAAATATCACATCAATCCAACTGGAAAATTTGTAATTGGTGGACCTCACGGTGATACTGGTTTAACTGGTAGAAAAATTATCGTAGATACATACGGCGGAAAAGGAGCTCACGGTGGTGGTGCTTTTTCTGGAAAAGATCCATCAAAAGTAGACAGAAGTGCTGCTTATGCAACAAGACACATTGCTAAAAACTTAGTTGCTGCAGGAGTTGCAGATGAAGTTTTGGTGCAAGTTTCTTACGCAATTGGTGTAGCAGAACCTTGTGGATTATTTATCAATACTTACGGAACTTCTAAAGTAGGAATCAATGATGGTGAATTAGCGAAAAAAGTGCAAGAATTATTTGATTTAAGACCTTACGCAATTGAGCAAAACTTGAAATTGAGAAATCCAATCTATCAAGAAACCGCAGCTTACGGACACATGGGAAGAGATTACTACGTAGGAAGCAAGACTTTCAATAAAGGTCAAAAAAATGAAATTACACTCGATAATCTAGAATTCTTTACTTGGGAAAAGCTAGACAGAGTAGAAGATATTAAGAAAGCCTTCAACTTATAA
- a CDS encoding RNA polymerase sigma factor produces METHTDSLLISRYQKGDESALSILISRHQKELFSFIFYKLMDEELANDVFQDTFMKIIVSLKEGRYNDDGKFILWAKRIAHNLIIDHYRLKSKHIKVSETTYENEEFSIFDLLKETEENIEERLITNQIYDDLMKMLVFLPENQQEVIKLRFFDGLSFKEIAEQTNTSINTTLGRVRYALINMRKIMEENQIILTR; encoded by the coding sequence ATGGAAACACATACTGATAGTTTGCTGATTTCGAGATATCAAAAAGGCGACGAAAGCGCACTTTCTATTCTTATTTCAAGACACCAAAAAGAACTTTTCTCTTTTATTTTCTATAAATTGATGGATGAAGAACTCGCTAATGATGTTTTTCAAGATACCTTCATGAAAATCATTGTTTCCCTAAAAGAAGGAAGATATAATGATGATGGTAAATTTATTCTTTGGGCAAAAAGAATTGCGCACAATCTTATTATAGACCATTATCGACTTAAATCTAAGCACATAAAAGTTTCTGAAACAACTTATGAAAACGAAGAGTTTTCTATTTTTGATTTGCTTAAAGAAACTGAGGAAAACATAGAAGAAAGATTAATTACGAATCAAATTTATGATGACCTGATGAAAATGCTCGTTTTCTTACCCGAAAACCAACAGGAAGTCATTAAATTAAGATTTTTTGATGGATTAAGTTTCAAAGAAATTGCAGAGCAAACCAACACAAGTATCAATACTACACTAGGTAGAGTGCGTTATGCACTGATTAACATGAGAAAAATTATGGAAGAAAATCAAATAATTTTAACGAGGTAA
- a CDS encoding YjjG family noncanonical pyrimidine nucleotidase: MKNIRHIFFDLDNTLWDHRKNAVLTLEELFSRKEISEKYNILFHEFHAKYDEINEDLWVKIRDGIIDKDFLRKHRFYDTFLHFGIDDEQLAQYFEKHFLDEIINFNELIPQTIEVLEYLKEKGYQLHVVSNGFHEVTNRKVEKSGLKKYFETVTSAEDAHAMKPDERIFEYSLNLANAEKSESIFIGDDWVADVKGAQNFGLDIIFFDALKEDKSEEGLKTIQNLEEIKNYL; the protein is encoded by the coding sequence ATGAAAAACATAAGGCACATTTTTTTTGACCTCGATAATACACTTTGGGATCACCGCAAAAATGCAGTTCTTACCTTAGAAGAATTGTTCTCAAGAAAAGAAATTTCCGAAAAATACAACATCCTTTTTCATGAATTTCATGCTAAATATGATGAAATTAATGAAGATTTATGGGTGAAAATTAGAGACGGAATAATAGATAAGGATTTCTTAAGAAAACATAGATTTTATGATACTTTTCTACATTTCGGGATAGATGATGAACAGTTAGCGCAATATTTTGAGAAGCATTTCTTAGACGAAATCATCAATTTCAATGAATTGATTCCGCAAACTATTGAAGTTTTAGAATATTTAAAAGAGAAAGGGTATCAACTTCACGTAGTTTCTAACGGTTTCCATGAAGTGACGAACAGAAAAGTAGAAAAATCTGGACTTAAAAAATATTTCGAAACGGTAACGAGTGCAGAAGATGCTCATGCCATGAAACCAGATGAAAGAATTTTCGAATATTCCTTGAATTTAGCCAATGCTGAAAAATCTGAGTCAATATTTATTGGTGATGACTGGGTGGCAGATGTAAAAGGTGCTCAGAATTTTGGTTTAGATATTATTTTCTTTGATGCACTGAAAGAAGATAAATCTGAAGAAGGTCTGAAAACCATTCAAAATTTGGAAGAAATTAAAAACTATTTATAA
- a CDS encoding IS3 family transposase has translation MFGWNRQVYYRSTKRSKACRNKAEQVVDLVEDIRIKMPKLGGRKLYFLLSEPLKELKIGRDKFFNILRANHLLIIPKRSYHVTTNSHHRFRKHKNLVSDYQVTKPNQVWVADITYIGNRKNPSYLSLITDAYSKKIVGHHVAENLTTEGSLLALNKAIKNQEPVLKSIIHHSDRGLQYCSDEYQRILEKNNIKCSMTQNSDPYENAVAERINGILKQEFDIDKFDVETKIKRKIVDESIKIYNELRPHFSNHYLTPNQMHKQEKLKIKTYKNKNQSKNVFTLV, from the coding sequence TTGTTTGGTTGGAATAGACAAGTCTATTATAGAAGTACAAAGCGTAGTAAAGCCTGTAGGAATAAAGCAGAACAAGTGGTGGATTTAGTGGAAGATATCCGAATAAAGATGCCAAAACTTGGCGGAAGGAAACTGTATTTTTTATTAAGCGAACCTTTAAAAGAGCTAAAAATTGGAAGGGATAAATTTTTTAATATTTTACGGGCCAACCATTTATTAATAATACCCAAAAGGAGTTACCACGTTACCACGAACTCCCATCATCGCTTTAGAAAGCATAAAAATTTAGTGTCAGATTATCAAGTTACAAAACCCAACCAAGTTTGGGTAGCAGATATTACCTACATTGGAAATAGAAAAAACCCAAGTTATTTAAGTTTAATAACTGATGCGTATTCCAAGAAAATTGTGGGGCATCATGTTGCCGAAAACTTAACAACAGAAGGAAGTCTATTGGCATTAAATAAAGCGATAAAAAATCAGGAACCTGTTCTAAAATCAATAATTCATCACTCAGACAGAGGATTACAATACTGTAGTGATGAATATCAAAGAATCTTAGAAAAAAACAATATTAAATGTAGCATGACTCAAAACTCTGACCCTTATGAAAATGCGGTGGCAGAGAGAATAAATGGAATTTTAAAACAAGAATTTGATATTGATAAATTTGATGTTGAAACAAAAATCAAAAGAAAAATAGTAGACGAATCAATTAAAATTTATAATGAATTAAGGCCTCATTTTTCTAATCATTATCTTACTCCGAACCAAATGCACAAACAAGAAAAATTAAAAATCAAAACCTATAAAAACAAAAACCAAAGCAAAAACGTTTTTACTTTGGTTTAA
- the trpS gene encoding tryptophan--tRNA ligase produces the protein MSRILTGIQATGTPHLGNLLGAIIPAIELSKKSENESFLFIANMHSLTQIKNAEELRQNTYEIAAAWLACGLDTEKTYFYRQSDIPEVCELSWYLSCFFPFSRLQLAHSFKDKADRLEDVNAGLFTYPMLMAADILLYDAEIVPVGKDQLQHLEMARDVGARFNNQMGEIFVLPQAELQENTKYVPGIDGHKMSKSRGNIINIFLPEKQLKKQVMAIETDSTPLEEPKNPDTCKVFAIYSLLANETQIAEMRAKYLAGNYGYGHAKTELLNLILENFKTEREKFEYYMNNLSELDAKLQEGAEKTRKIAAETLKRVRASLGM, from the coding sequence ATGTCAAGAATCCTCACCGGAATACAAGCAACAGGAACTCCACATTTAGGAAATCTTTTGGGAGCCATCATTCCTGCCATAGAATTATCTAAAAAATCTGAAAACGAATCGTTTTTGTTTATCGCAAACATGCACTCTTTAACACAAATTAAAAATGCAGAAGAACTGAGACAAAACACCTACGAAATCGCAGCAGCTTGGTTAGCTTGCGGTTTAGATACCGAAAAAACTTATTTCTACAGACAAAGTGATATTCCTGAAGTTTGTGAACTTTCTTGGTATTTATCTTGCTTCTTTCCTTTTTCTAGATTACAACTGGCGCATTCTTTCAAAGATAAAGCAGACCGTTTAGAAGATGTAAACGCAGGACTTTTCACCTATCCTATGTTGATGGCGGCAGACATTTTATTGTATGATGCAGAAATCGTCCCTGTAGGAAAAGACCAGTTACAGCATTTGGAAATGGCGAGAGATGTAGGTGCGAGATTCAACAATCAAATGGGAGAAATTTTCGTACTTCCACAAGCTGAATTACAAGAAAATACGAAATACGTTCCAGGAATTGATGGTCATAAAATGTCTAAATCTAGAGGAAATATCATCAATATTTTCCTTCCAGAAAAGCAATTAAAAAAACAAGTGATGGCTATCGAAACGGACTCTACCCCGCTAGAAGAACCGAAAAATCCTGATACTTGTAAAGTTTTTGCCATTTATTCTTTACTCGCAAATGAAACGCAAATCGCAGAAATGCGTGCTAAATATTTGGCAGGAAATTACGGTTATGGTCATGCTAAAACAGAATTACTCAATTTAATTCTTGAAAATTTCAAAACTGAAAGAGAAAAATTCGAATATTACATGAACAATCTTTCTGAACTGGACGCTAAATTGCAAGAAGGTGCAGAAAAAACCAGAAAGATTGCCGCAGAAACTTTAAAAAGAGTGAGAGCGAGTTTGGGAATGTGA
- a CDS encoding SanA/YdcF family protein codes for MKTLKKIIYFGLIFFGISVLFIFWANYKIESETKDLVTYDIQKLPNEKVGLLLGTGKFLKNGWKNLYFFNRIDATEQLYKSGKIQYILISGDNSTKNYSEPEDMQAELIKRGIPADKIVLDFAGFRTLDSVVRAKEIFGQNSFIIISQKFHNERAIFLARKYGIEAYGFNAKDVNKYFGFKTKIREYFARVKVFVDFTLGIEPKFGGEKVVMK; via the coding sequence ATGAAAACATTAAAAAAAATAATATATTTTGGTCTGATTTTCTTCGGAATCTCAGTCCTTTTTATCTTTTGGGCAAATTATAAAATAGAATCTGAAACCAAGGATTTAGTTACTTATGATATTCAAAAACTACCCAACGAAAAAGTGGGCTTACTGCTAGGAACTGGCAAATTTTTAAAAAATGGATGGAAAAATCTCTATTTTTTCAACAGAATAGATGCCACCGAACAGCTCTATAAATCAGGGAAAATACAATATATTTTGATTAGCGGAGATAATTCTACAAAAAATTACAGCGAACCAGAAGATATGCAAGCTGAATTGATAAAAAGAGGAATCCCAGCTGATAAAATCGTGCTGGATTTCGCAGGTTTTAGAACTTTAGATTCTGTAGTGAGAGCTAAAGAAATTTTCGGACAAAATTCTTTCATCATCATTTCACAGAAATTCCACAACGAAAGAGCAATCTTTCTTGCTAGAAAATACGGAATTGAAGCCTATGGTTTTAATGCAAAAGATGTTAATAAATACTTCGGTTTCAAAACCAAAATAAGAGAATACTTTGCTAGGGTTAAAGTTTTTGTAGATTTTACATTAGGGATTGAACCTAAATTTGGTGGGGAGAAAGTAGTTATGAAATAA
- a CDS encoding lipoprotein signal peptidase produces MKKIVLVTFIVLLIDQLSKIYVKTHFNLNESIEVFGQDWWRFTFVENPGMAYGLQFGGLLGKYALVIIRIFLIGGMIYLFRKWLKEGASNYLLIPMSMIFAGAIGNLIDGMFYGLIFDSGMVYDSTIDRWIGYDGISQFTEFGKGYSHFMKGCVVDMFHFPMFSFNLFGKHFEFFSYIFNVADSAITIGAIFLLIFKRKAFPNGFEL; encoded by the coding sequence ATGAAAAAAATCGTACTTGTTACTTTTATCGTTTTATTAATCGACCAACTGTCTAAAATTTACGTAAAAACTCATTTTAATCTCAATGAAAGCATAGAAGTTTTCGGGCAAGATTGGTGGAGATTCACTTTCGTAGAAAATCCCGGAATGGCTTATGGTTTACAATTCGGTGGTTTACTCGGCAAATATGCACTTGTCATCATCAGAATTTTCTTAATTGGAGGAATGATTTATCTTTTTAGAAAATGGCTCAAAGAAGGCGCTTCTAATTATTTACTAATCCCGATGTCTATGATTTTTGCTGGAGCCATCGGAAACTTGATTGACGGAATGTTCTACGGATTAATTTTCGATTCTGGAATGGTTTATGACTCAACGATTGATAGATGGATTGGTTATGACGGGATTTCTCAATTTACAGAATTCGGGAAAGGCTATTCACATTTCATGAAAGGTTGTGTAGTAGACATGTTTCATTTTCCTATGTTCTCATTCAATCTTTTTGGAAAGCATTTTGAATTTTTCAGTTACATTTTTAATGTAGCCGATTCCGCAATCACCATTGGTGCCATTTTCTTACTTATTTTCAAGAGGAAAGCTTTTCCTAATGGATTTGAATTGTAA
- a CDS encoding DUF2683 family protein produces the protein MESLIVHLKNQMELNALKSVMKEMGIKYEKFHTRNNKTNPFVEKKISAKKAVKATKNFKEKPKPGL, from the coding sequence ATGGAATCACTTATCGTTCACCTAAAAAACCAAATGGAACTCAATGCACTGAAAAGTGTAATGAAGGAAATGGGAATTAAATATGAAAAATTTCACACCAGAAATAATAAAACAAACCCTTTTGTAGAAAAGAAAATTTCAGCTAAAAAAGCGGTAAAAGCCACTAAAAATTTTAAAGAAAAACCAAAACCAGGATTATAA
- a CDS encoding DUF6576 domain-containing protein: protein MELLFLILAIAVIFIFFFRKDIKEKINPDKTKNYTIDDKYNAAKREREKEIDQLLSKIGENGISDLSEKDRKRLEELSKK, encoded by the coding sequence ATGGAACTTTTATTTCTAATCCTTGCCATTGCAGTCATTTTTATCTTTTTCTTTAGAAAAGACATCAAAGAAAAAATAAATCCTGACAAAACTAAAAACTACACCATAGACGATAAATATAACGCTGCTAAACGCGAAAGAGAAAAAGAAATTGACCAACTCTTAAGCAAAATAGGAGAAAACGGAATTTCAGATTTAAGCGAAAAAGACCGAAAAAGATTAGAAGAATTATCTAAAAAATAA
- a CDS encoding TraR/DksA family transcriptional regulator — MAEERVRYSDADLQEFKKIIQDKIAKAEKDLALINESFINDQNNGTDDTSPTFKAFEEGAETLSKEQNSILAGRQEKFIRDLKHALIRIENKTYGVCRVTGKLIPKERLMAVPHATLSIEAKNMQR, encoded by the coding sequence ATGGCAGAAGAAAGAGTAAGATATAGTGACGCTGATTTACAAGAATTTAAGAAAATCATACAAGACAAAATAGCAAAGGCTGAAAAAGATTTAGCCCTTATTAACGAAAGTTTCATCAATGACCAAAATAATGGTACAGATGACACTTCTCCTACCTTCAAAGCTTTCGAAGAAGGAGCAGAAACGCTAAGCAAAGAGCAAAATTCTATTTTGGCTGGAAGACAAGAAAAATTCATTCGTGACCTAAAACACGCCCTAATAAGAATTGAAAACAAAACTTACGGCGTTTGTAGAGTGACTGGCAAATTAATCCCAAAAGAAAGATTAATGGCGGTTCCTCATGCTACATTAAGCATTGAAGCGAAAAATATGCAAAGATAA